The segment TGATATAGTCCGGCCTCACGTTCTTGTCGTCGATGAAGTCGGCGATGGCGTGGGCGGCGGCTATCTTCATGTTCTCAGTGATGTCGGTCGCCCGGACGTCCAGGGCCCCGCGGAAGATGCCGGGGAAGGCCAGGCAGTTGTTGACCTGGTTGGGGAAGTCCGAGCGGCCCGTGGCGACGACGGCGGCGCCGGCGGCGTGGGCATCGGCCGGCATGATCTCGGGGGTCGGATTGGCCATGGCGAAGACGATGGGGTCCTTGGCCATGGACTTGACCATGGCCTTGGTCACCGTGTTCGGGGCGGAAAGCCCGAAGAACACGTCGGCACCCTTGATGACATCCTCGATGGAACCTTTGGCCTGGTCGATGTTGGTGATCTCGGCCATATCCTCCTTGATGCGGTTCATCCGTTCCTTGCGGCCCTTGTAGATGGCCCCGGTGGTGTCACAGAGGATAAAATTCTTCGCACCGGCCGTCATGAGGAGCTTTGCCGTGGCGATGGCGGAAGCACCGGCCCCGTTCATGACGATCTTCACGTCGGCCATGTTCTTGCCGACGATCTTCAGGGCGTTGATGAGACCGGCCAGGGCCACGACCGCCGTACCGTGCTGGTCGTCGTGGAAGATGGGGATATTGGTCTCTTTCTTGAGGCGCTCTTCTATCTCGAAGCATCGGGGCGCCGAGATGTCCTCCAGGTTCACACCGCCGAAGGTGGGTGAGATCGCCTTGACCAGTTCCACGATCTCATCCACGTCCTGGGTGCAGATGCAGATCGGGAACGCCTCCACCCCCGCGAAGGTCTTGAACAGGATGGCCTTGCCCTCCATGACCGGCAGGGCGGCCCGCGGCCCGATGTTGCCGAGGCCCAGCACGGCGCTGCCGTCGGAGACGATCGCCACCAGGTTGGCCTTGCATGTCAGGTCGTAGACCTGCTCCGGGTGCTTTGACAGCACGATGCTCGCCTCGGCAGCCTCGGGGGGAAGGTAGAGGCGGTTGAGGATGTACTCGTCCCGGATGGGCACTTTCACCTTGATCTCCAGGACTCCCTGGTACCGGTGGTGGAGGTCGATGGACTCCTCCATGACATCCATCTTCTTCTTCCTCGGCGGAGGAGCCGGAAGGACGGTGTACTCGTTCTCGTAGACGATCTTCCGGGTCTTCGCTTCAACCTCGTCCGGTGAGACCTCCACCCTCGCGTCACCTCGCAGGATGGCAGTCTCGGCGACGACCCTGGCTATGCTGGCTGCCACCTGGAAATCAAAGATAGGAGGCACAAGGTTGGTCGGGTTGAGATTCCCCTCCGGTACCATTGAGGCGATGGTCTCCGCAGCTGCCAGGTAGGTGGCGTCGGTGATCCTCCAGGCCCTCACGTCCAGGAGACCGCGGAAGATCCCGGGGGCAACGTAAGCGGAGTTGATCTCGTTGGGGAAATCGGAGCGGCCCGAACCGACGACAGCGGCCCCGGCCTTTAACGCCTCGTCGGGCATGATCTCAGGCACGGGGTTAGCCAGGGCGAAGACGACGGCTCCTTTTGCCATGCTCTTTACCATCTCGCCCGAGACGATCCCCGGAGCCGAAAACCCGATGAAAACGTCAGCGCCTTCCATCATGTCCTTGAGGCTTCCGCTTTTTCTTTCGATGTTGGTCTGGAGGGAGATCTCCGATTTGGCCCAGTTAAGAGGCATGGTCCGATAGCGGTAAATAGAGCCGTACCGGTCGCAAAGGACGATATGCTTGGCGCCCGCCGCGAGAAGAAGGCTGGCCGTCCCGATGCCGGCGGCTCCAGCTCCGGAGATGATGATCCTGCACCTGTCAAGGCGCTTTCCGACGACCTTCAGCGCGTTGATCAAGGCAGCGTACACAGCCACGGCCCCGCCGTGCTGATCGTTGTGCATCACCGGGATCCGCGTCGCCTTTTTGAGGTTGTTCTCCAGGGTGAAGCATTTGGGCGCCGCGATGTCCTCTAAAACGATCCCTCCGAAGTTGGTGGTGAGACGGTGGCATATTTCCACGATCTCGTCCGTATCCTGGGTGTTCAGCGCGATGGGCATGGCGTCCA is part of the bacterium genome and harbors:
- a CDS encoding NADP-dependent malic enzyme, producing MDVMEESIDLHHRYQGVLEIKVKVPIRDEYILNRLYLPPEAAEASIVLSKHPEQVYDLTCKANLVAIVSDGSAVLGLGNIGPRAALPVMEGKAILFKTFAGVEAFPICICTQDVDEIVELVKAISPTFGGVNLEDISAPRCFEIEERLKKETNIPIFHDDQHGTAVVALAGLINALKIVGKNMADVKIVMNGAGASAIATAKLLMTAGAKNFILCDTTGAIYKGRKERMNRIKEDMAEITNIDQAKGSIEDVIKGADVFFGLSAPNTVTKAMVKSMAKDPIVFAMANPTPEIMPADAHAAGAAVVATGRSDFPNQVNNCLAFPGIFRGALDVRATDITENMKIAAAHAIADFIDDKNVRPDYIIPDAMNFKVPPRVAAAVAQAAINDGVARIKVSPEEIAAKTTEYLYEGHLRHLKGKLESTS